The genomic stretch CTGGGCGGCGGCCGCTGCCGCCGCCCGCGAGCGGGGGATGAACCGCCTGGCCGAGCGCCTCGAGGGCAAGGCCGATGGCGGAGCCGCCCAGGAGTCCTAGAGCGCGGCGAGGTCGCCGACGATCTGGGTGAGGCGCAGGCTGTTGCCCGACGGGTCGCGGAAGCCCGAGTCGATGCCGTAGGGGCGCTCCTCGGGCGCCTCGGTGAACTCGACGCCGCGGGCGCGCAGCTCCTCGTAGGAGGCCCGGCAGTCCTCCGTGGTCAGGAAGACCGTGCCCGCCAGGCCCTTGGCCATGAGGTCGCGGATCTGACGACCCGTCTGCTCGTCGATCATCGGCGCGCCGGGGATGGCCATGAGGACGATGTCGATGTCCGGCTGGCCGGCCGGGCCGACCGTGACCCAGCGGAAGTTGCCCATCTCGGGCATCGTGACGTCGACGCGAACCTCGAAGCCGAGCTTCTGCGTGTAGAAGGCGAGCGCCTCGTCCTGGTCGTGCACCCAGAGCTGGGCGGTGGCGATCCTGATCATCGTGGGCCTCCGGTGTGAGGGGGTGGATGGGTCGCCGGGGACGCTAGACCGAGGGCGCCGCGCTGTCTTCTCCAGATGTGCGGTGTTGCGGGCGGCCGTAGAAGCGCACGACGCAGGTCGGCACGAGCGCGTACCGGGACGCCGGCGGATGCTGCGCGCGGTACGCCGTCGGCGACACGCCGAACGTGCGGGTGAAGCTCGAGGTGAACGAGCCGACGCTCTGCAGGCCCACCGAGAAGCAGACGTCCGCCACGGAGCGGTCGGTCGTACGCAGCAGGGCCGCGGCGCGCTCGAGGCGGCGGGTGAGCAGGTATCCGTGGGGCGACACGCCGAACGCGCGGCGGAACTCGCGGCTGAAGTGCGCGCGCGAGAGGCCCGCGGCAGCCGCGAGGTCGTCGACCGTGAGCGGGTCCAGGTAGCGCGAGTCGGCGACGTCCCGGGCGCGGAGCAGATGGCGGGCGGGCGGGACGAACGCCATGGCATCAGTATTGCGCTCGTGGCCCACAGCCTCTGGATGGACACCCTGGCCGAGCCGGTGGTCCCGCGGCCCGCGGTCTCGGGCGACGTCATGTGCGACGTCGCCGTGGTGGGCGCCGGGTTCATCGGCCTGTGGACCGCGTACAGCCTCGTGCGCGCCGACCCGTCGCTGCGGGTCGTGGTGGTCGAGGCGCAGCATGCGGGCTACGGGGCGGCGGGGCGCAACGCGGGCTTCGTCTCGGCCGGCATCTCCGGCGAGGCGCGCGCGTACGCGCCGCGGGGCGGGATGGACGGCGTGGTGCGCGCCGAGCGGGCGATGGTCGAGGCGGTCGACGAGGTGGGCCGGGTCGTCGCCGAGGAGGACATCGACTGCGGGTGGGTCAAGAGCGGCTCGCTGCGCATCGCGACGAGCCGCCCGCAGCTCGAGCGGCTGCACGCGGGGATCGACGGGCGGCGCGCGCGGGGGCTCGGCGAGGGCGACATGTGGATGCTCAGCGCGCGCGAGGTGGGCGAGCGCGTGCGGATCCCCGGCGTGCTCGGCGGCGCGTTCACGCCGCACTGCGCTCGGGTGCACCCGGGGCGGCTCGTGCGCGGGCTCGCCGCCGCGTGCGTGCGGCGCGGCGTGACGCTGCACGAGGGCAGCCCGGCGCGGCTCGTCGAGGGCCGGCGGGTCGTGTGCCCCGGCGGGACCGTTCGGGCGGAGATGGTGGTCCGGGCGACCGAGTCCTACACGGTGCGCCTGCCCGGGCGGCGGCGGGCGTACCTGCCGGTGTTCAGCCACATGCTCGCCACGGAGCCGCTGCCGGGCGACGTGTGGGCGCGGATCGGGTGGGCGGGCTGCGAGCCCGTCGCCGACCAGCGCCACCTCTTCGCCTACGGGCAGCGCACGGTCGACGGCCGGATCGCGATGGGCGGGCGCGGCGCGCCGTACCGGCCGGGCAGCCGCATCCGGGTCGCCGACGAGGTGCGCCCCGCGGTTCTCGCGCGCATCGAGGAGGCGCTGCGGCGCTGGTTTCCCGCGGCGGCGGGCGCGGCGATCACGCATCGCTGGGGCGGGCCGCTGGCGATCCCGCGCGACTGGTCGATGTCCATCGGCTGCGATCGCGCGGCGGGGCTCGCGTGGGCGGGCGGGCTGAGCGGCCACGGCATCGTCGCGGCGAACGTCTGCGGGCGCACCCTGGCCGACCTCATCCGGGGCGAGCGGACGCCGCTGACCGCGCTGCCGTGGGTCGGCCACGCGAGCCCGCCGTGGGAGCCGGAGCCGCTGCGGATGCTCGGGGCGCGCGGGGTCGCCGCGGTGCTGGCGAGCGCGGACCGCGACGAGGACGCGACGCAGCGCCCGGCGCGGCGGGCGAAGCTCGTGGCGCGGTGGACGCCGGGACGCTGAGGCAGGCGCTCAGCCCGCGCCCGGCCGGCTGACGGCCTCGGGCTCCGTCAACTCCCACACGGCCTGCATTCCGTCCGCGGACGACGGCGAGAGCTCCAGCCGGAAGCGCAGGAGGTCGCCCCGGTACTCGACCCGGGCCACCTCGATCGGGCGCGTGGACCCGGATGCGGCGCGACAGAACTCGGTGCACACGGCCAGGAACACCGGCGAGCGGTGCGGGATGCCGAAGCGATCGGCCTCGAACTGCCCGCACTGGCTCGTCTCGACCGCGATGCGGGCATGGGCGAGCTCGATCCCCTGGTCGGCGAGCACGAGATCCCCCGGCAGGTTGCGACCCGGATGGGCGACGCGCTCGAGCCAGCCGGCGTCCGAGCGCCGGAAGAACGAGTAGCTGATGCTGAGGGGAACGCCGCGCAGCGACAGCAGGGTCGTGAGGCGCACGATCTCCTCGCCGGCGCCGGCCGCGAGCTCCGCTCGGATGGAGTCCTCCACCCCGGCGACCCGCAGGTCGAGCACCTGGATGGTGACGTGGCCGGCGCGCGGGCGGACGAGCAGCCGCGACAGGCCGCCCGCGCGCGCATCGAGCTTCGGCTCGGCCACGAACGTCCCGCGGCCCTTGATGCGCACGATCTGGCGGTCGTCCTCAAGGATCGCGAGCGCCTGACGTACCACCACGCGGCTCACGCCGAAGCGGCGGGCCAGCTCGGGCTCGGACGGAAGCGACTCTCCCGGCGACCAGATCCCGGACTCGATCTGCTCCTTGAGGACCTCTTGCAGCTGGTAGTACAGCGGCACGAAGCTGGTGCGATCAAGGCTCGCCCCGATCCGCTCGGATCCCGCTGGCGGCCGGGAGATCGGCATGGGGCGAGAATAGAACAGATCGCGGGCACCGGTTAGGACAAGCGACCGCCGGATGGCGCACCGGCGGCGGCGAGGGCAGAAATTTGCCCTTGACATGCGGCATTCCACGGCGATACCACTCGCCTGTCTGCCTGTACTGACAGGTGCCCAGGAGAGGGGACGGGGTCGATGGCGCAACCGATCGCCGACGAGCAACAGCTCGAGGAGTTCGGCTACAAGCAGGAGCTGCCGCGCGTGCTGCGGCTGTGGACCAACTGGGCGATCGGCTTCGCCTTCATCTCGCCGATCGTCGGGCTGTACACGGTGGTCGCCCTCGGGGCCTCGACCGCGGGGCCCGCGTGGGTCTGGAGCATCCCGGTCGTCATCGTCGGCCAGCTCCTCGTCGCGCTCGTGTACGCGCAGCTCGCCGCACGGTGGCCCATCGCCGGCGGCATCTACCAGTGGTCGCGCCGGCTCGTCGGCCCGCGCTACGGCTGGTGGGCCGGGTGGTTCTACATCTGGGCGCTCATCCTTACGCTGTCGACGGTCGCCTACGGCGGCGGTGGGTTCCTCGGCCAGCTCGTCGGCATCGATGCCCCCACCACGGGGCAGTCGATCATGCTGGCGCTGGCGATGATGTGCATCACGACGGCGGTCAACGTCGTCGGCCTCGGCCTCCTGCGCTACACCGTGAACATCGGTATCGCCTGCGAGGCGGTCGCCAGCGTCGGCATCGGCATCGCGCTCATCCTGTTCGCGCGCCAGCAGCCGATCAGCGTGCTCACCGACACGGGCGGCGTGGCCGGCGGCGGCGACTACTTCCCGGCCTTCATCGCGGCCGTCGCGATCGCCGGATGGGTCCTGCTCGGCTTCGATGCGTGCGGCAGCGTCGCCGAGGAGACCCGCGACGCCGCCCGGCAGGTCCCCAAGGCGATCGTCATGTCGATCCTGTGCGTCGGCCTCGTCGACCTGATCGCGGCCTTCGCACTCGTGCTCGGCAACCCCGACCTGGGGGCGATGGTCTCCGGCGAGCAGAGCGATCCGGTGTCGGCGGCGGTCGTCGCCGGGCTCGGGAGCTGGGCTGAGACGCCGTTCCTCATCGTGGTCGTGACGTCGTTCATCGCGTGCGGGATCGCCGTGCAGGGCGCGACCGTCCGCGTCGTCTTCTCCTACTCCCGCGACGGCATGTTCCCGCTGGCGCGGCTCTGGCGGAAGGTCGCGCACTGGAACCGCTCGCCGGTCTACGCGACCCTGCTGGTGGCCGGTCTCGCGTCGATCGCGTTCGCGTACGCCAACGTGCTGAGCGTGCTCGTGGCGTTCGCGACGGGCGCGTACTACGTCGGGTTCCTCGCGCCGGTCGCGGCGGCGCTCTACCTGCGGTTCCGCGGCCGCTGGCTCGACGTCAGCGGGCCCTTCTCGGTCCGAGGGCGCCTCGGCTACGCCATCAACATCGCGGCCGCGGCCTGGCTCGTGTTCGAGACGATCAACATCGCGTGGCCCCGCTACGGCGACCTGCCGTGGTGGCAGAACTGGGCGTTCGTGATCGGGATGAGCGCCTTCGGCATCGTCGGCCTCATGTACTTCCTCGCGCGCCGCCCCGACCGGAGGTTCCAGGAGGGCGCCGCCACGATGGGCGAGGACCCGGCGATGGCCCCCGCCACGGCGCCGCCCGTGCCCGTCTCCACCTCAGAAGACGACCGCCAGCCCGCGTGACCGCGGCGCCGGCGCTCAGCGACCCCACGAGTCCGAAGGAGGACCCACCATGGGCATGTTCCACCACCACGGCAACGGCAAGGGCCACCGCCACGGCGGCCCGAAGCCGAGCGGGATCGATCGGGAGTCGCTGCGAGGAATGCAAGCGCTCAAGCGCCTCGCCGACATCAAGGACCGCCGGGAACGCGAGCAGCTCGAGCGCGGGCTCGATCTCGGGCTCGCCGCGGCCCCGTCGGTCAACGACCGCACGATCTCGACGTTCTCGCGCGGCCAGCAGCCGGCGTTCGCGGGCATCAACACGTTCCTGAAGGCGCCCTACTGCGAGAACATCCGCGACGTCGGCAAGTACGACGTCGCGATCATCGGCGCGCCGTTCGACATGGGCACGACGTACCGCGCCGGCTGCCGGTTCGGCCCCCAGGCCGTCCGCCGCATCTCCGCGCTCTACGACTCCTACAACGCCGACATGGCCGTCGACCTCTACGAGGAGCTCAACCTCTGCGACGCCGGCGACATCTTCGTCATCCCGTCGAACATCGAGAAGTCGTTCGACCAGATCGATCGAGCCGTCTCCTTCGTCCACGAGCAGGGCGTCTTCCCCGTCGTCATCGGCGGCGACCACTCGATCGGCTACCCCGACGTGCGCGCGCTCGCCCCGCACATCGACGGTCGCATCGGGATCATCCACCTCGACCGCCACATCGACATCCAGGAACGCGACATGGACGAGCGGATGCACACGACGCCGTGGTTCCATGCCACCGACATCCCGAACGCTCCGGCCAGCAACCTCGTCCAGATGGGCATCGGCGGCTGGTACGGCTCGCGCCCCGGCATGAAGGTGGCCCGCGACCGCCAGTCGACCGTGATCACGATCTCCGACGTCGAGGAGCTCGGCATCGAGAAGGCCGTGGAGGTCGCGCTCGAGTGCGCGTGGAAGGACGCCGACGCGGTCTTCCTCTCGTTCGACATCGACTCCATCGACGCCGGGTTCGTCCCCGGCACCGGCTCGCCCGAGCCGGGCGGCCTGCTGCCGCGCGAGGCCCTGAAGGCGCTGCGCATGGTCGCGCGCGAGGGGATCTGCGGCATGGAGGTCGTGGAGATCGCCCCGCCGTACGACGTGTCGGACATGACCGCCCAGCTCGGCTGCCGCGCGATCATGGACGTGCTCGGCACCCTCGTCGAAGAGGGCTACCTGGGATCGCGCCGCAAGGACGAGCCCGAGCGCGAGCGGATCAACGTCTCCTGATCGCGGTCTGCTCGATCGACGTCTCGTGACTGCTCTCGCACTCCGGCTGGCGTCCCGCGCCAGCCGGATCCGCCACATGCTCAGCCGGGCCGAGTGGACCCGGGTCGCGGCCATGGCCGCCGTCGTCGTCGGCCTGCACGTCGTCGGCTTCGGGCTGCTGTTCGCCGTGGTCGTCCCCGCGCACCTCGACATGGGGACGGCCGGCGTCTTCACGGCGGGCGTGGGCCTGACCGCGTACGCCCTCGGCCTGCGCCACGCCTTCGACGCCGATCACATCGCGGCGATCGACAACACCACCCGCAAGCTGATGGCCGACGGCCAGCGGCCGCTGAGCGTCGGGTTCTTCTTCTCGCTCGGCCACTCGACCGTCGTGTTCGTCCTGGCGTTCCTGTTCAGCATCGGCGTGCGCGCCGTGGTGGGGCCCGTCGCCGACGACAGCTCGGCGCTGCACCAGATCACGGGCGTGATCGGCCCGTCGGTCTCCGGGACGTTCCTGCTCGTGATCGCCGCGATCAACCTCGCCGTCCTGGTCGGGATCGTGCGGGCCGTCCGGGCGAGCCGGCGAGGCCGCTGCACGGGCGAGGAGCTCGCCGCGCGGCTGGCGTGCGGAGGCGTCTCCGCACGCCTCTTCTCCCGGGTGACGCGGACGATCACCCGGCCGTGGCAGATGTACCCGCTCGGCCTCCTGTTCGGGCTCGGGTTCGACACGGCCACCGAGATCGCGCTGCTGTTCCTCGCCGGCGGCGCCGCCGGGGCGGGACTCCCGTGGTACGCCGTGCTCTGCCTGCCGGTCCTGTTCGCCGCCGGGATGTCCCTCCTGGACACGATCGACGGCTCGTTCATGAACTTCGCGTACGGGTGGGCATTCTCCAACCCGGTCCGCAAGGTCTACTACAACCTCACCGTCACCGGACTCTCCGTCATGGTCGCGCTCGTGATCGGCTCGATCGAGATCGCCGCGGTGCTGGCCGACCGCCTCGGACTGTCGGGCAGCATCTGGGACCTCGCCACGGGCGCCGACCTCAACTCGGTCGGCTACGTCGTCGCGGGGCTGTTCGTGGTGACGTGGGCCGCCGCGATCCTGGTGTGGCGGGTCGGGCGGATCGAAGAGCGGTGGGCGCTCCCGGAGGCCGGCGCGGGGACGACCCGGCCGCCACCCCGGAACTGAGTCACGCGGCGGCGTAGCCGGCGCCCTGCGCGAGGCGGGCGGCGAGGAACTCGGTCGGCGTCCTACCGGCGAGCGCGCGGAACTCGCGGGTGAAGTGCGGCTGGTCGGCGAAGCCGCACGCGAGCGCGACGTCGGCGAGGTCGCTGCCGCCGTCGAGGAGGCCGACGGTGCGCTGGAAGCGCAGGATCCGGGCGAACGCCTTCGGGGTCAGGCCGATCTCCTCCCGGAAGCGCGCGCTGAGGTGGCGGCGGCTGCAGCCCAGCTCGCGCCTGAGGCGCTCGATGGGCATGGCGCCGGCGGTCTCGGTGAGGCGGCGATGGGCG from Capillimicrobium parvum encodes the following:
- a CDS encoding VOC family protein encodes the protein MIRIATAQLWVHDQDEALAFYTQKLGFEVRVDVTMPEMGNFRWVTVGPAGQPDIDIVLMAIPGAPMIDEQTGRQIRDLMAKGLAGTVFLTTEDCRASYEELRARGVEFTEAPEERPYGIDSGFRDPSGNSLRLTQIVGDLAAL
- a CDS encoding GntR family transcriptional regulator; protein product: MPISRPPAGSERIGASLDRTSFVPLYYQLQEVLKEQIESGIWSPGESLPSEPELARRFGVSRVVVRQALAILEDDRQIVRIKGRGTFVAEPKLDARAGGLSRLLVRPRAGHVTIQVLDLRVAGVEDSIRAELAAGAGEEIVRLTTLLSLRGVPLSISYSFFRRSDAGWLERVAHPGRNLPGDLVLADQGIELAHARIAVETSQCGQFEADRFGIPHRSPVFLAVCTEFCRAASGSTRPIEVARVEYRGDLLRFRLELSPSSADGMQAVWELTEPEAVSRPGAG
- a CDS encoding NAD(P)/FAD-dependent oxidoreductase, which translates into the protein MAHSLWMDTLAEPVVPRPAVSGDVMCDVAVVGAGFIGLWTAYSLVRADPSLRVVVVEAQHAGYGAAGRNAGFVSAGISGEARAYAPRGGMDGVVRAERAMVEAVDEVGRVVAEEDIDCGWVKSGSLRIATSRPQLERLHAGIDGRRARGLGEGDMWMLSAREVGERVRIPGVLGGAFTPHCARVHPGRLVRGLAAACVRRGVTLHEGSPARLVEGRRVVCPGGTVRAEMVVRATESYTVRLPGRRRAYLPVFSHMLATEPLPGDVWARIGWAGCEPVADQRHLFAYGQRTVDGRIAMGGRGAPYRPGSRIRVADEVRPAVLARIEEALRRWFPAAAGAAITHRWGGPLAIPRDWSMSIGCDRAAGLAWAGGLSGHGIVAANVCGRTLADLIRGERTPLTALPWVGHASPPWEPEPLRMLGARGVAAVLASADRDEDATQRPARRAKLVARWTPGR
- a CDS encoding agmatinase family protein, with amino-acid sequence MQALKRLADIKDRREREQLERGLDLGLAAAPSVNDRTISTFSRGQQPAFAGINTFLKAPYCENIRDVGKYDVAIIGAPFDMGTTYRAGCRFGPQAVRRISALYDSYNADMAVDLYEELNLCDAGDIFVIPSNIEKSFDQIDRAVSFVHEQGVFPVVIGGDHSIGYPDVRALAPHIDGRIGIIHLDRHIDIQERDMDERMHTTPWFHATDIPNAPASNLVQMGIGGWYGSRPGMKVARDRQSTVITISDVEELGIEKAVEVALECAWKDADAVFLSFDIDSIDAGFVPGTGSPEPGGLLPREALKALRMVAREGICGMEVVEIAPPYDVSDMTAQLGCRAIMDVLGTLVEEGYLGSRRKDEPERERINVS
- the nicT gene encoding Nickel transporter NicT, which codes for MLSRAEWTRVAAMAAVVVGLHVVGFGLLFAVVVPAHLDMGTAGVFTAGVGLTAYALGLRHAFDADHIAAIDNTTRKLMADGQRPLSVGFFFSLGHSTVVFVLAFLFSIGVRAVVGPVADDSSALHQITGVIGPSVSGTFLLVIAAINLAVLVGIVRAVRASRRGRCTGEELAARLACGGVSARLFSRVTRTITRPWQMYPLGLLFGLGFDTATEIALLFLAGGAAGAGLPWYAVLCLPVLFAAGMSLLDTIDGSFMNFAYGWAFSNPVRKVYYNLTVTGLSVMVALVIGSIEIAAVLADRLGLSGSIWDLATGADLNSVGYVVAGLFVVTWAAAILVWRVGRIEERWALPEAGAGTTRPPPRN
- a CDS encoding APC family permease; translation: MAQPIADEQQLEEFGYKQELPRVLRLWTNWAIGFAFISPIVGLYTVVALGASTAGPAWVWSIPVVIVGQLLVALVYAQLAARWPIAGGIYQWSRRLVGPRYGWWAGWFYIWALILTLSTVAYGGGGFLGQLVGIDAPTTGQSIMLALAMMCITTAVNVVGLGLLRYTVNIGIACEAVASVGIGIALILFARQQPISVLTDTGGVAGGGDYFPAFIAAVAIAGWVLLGFDACGSVAEETRDAARQVPKAIVMSILCVGLVDLIAAFALVLGNPDLGAMVSGEQSDPVSAAVVAGLGSWAETPFLIVVVTSFIACGIAVQGATVRVVFSYSRDGMFPLARLWRKVAHWNRSPVYATLLVAGLASIAFAYANVLSVLVAFATGAYYVGFLAPVAAALYLRFRGRWLDVSGPFSVRGRLGYAINIAAAAWLVFETINIAWPRYGDLPWWQNWAFVIGMSAFGIVGLMYFLARRPDRRFQEGAATMGEDPAMAPATAPPVPVSTSEDDRQPA
- a CDS encoding helix-turn-helix domain-containing protein, whose translation is MAFVPPARHLLRARDVADSRYLDPLTVDDLAAAAGLSRAHFSREFRRAFGVSPHGYLLTRRLERAAALLRTTDRSVADVCFSVGLQSVGSFTSSFTRTFGVSPTAYRAQHPPASRYALVPTCVVRFYGRPQHRTSGEDSAAPSV